Part of the Thermosipho japonicus genome is shown below.
GCTCTTTGTATATATGGTTTAATATTAGATCAACCATTGCGGTGCTAATATTCCACAACTTTTCTTTTAGATCTTTAAAATTGATCTGCCTATTCTCTTTTAATTGTTTAAGCTCTTTTCTTAAAGTTCTAAAAACGTCATGTTCTTTCCACATTACCATAGGTGGTTTTTCAATTCCGTGTTTTTCAATTACTGAGAATAAAACATTTTCTTCCTTTTGAAAATAAAGTTCAAGATTTTCAAATTCATCGATAAATTCTTGAATTTTGATAATTAGTGGCATAGCTTCAGAAAAGTTATCTTTTTGATTTATTTGATCAACTAGTTTTTTAAATTCGACAACCTTTTCTTGAAAATGTTCGTGTTCCTTTACAAGTATATAAATAGGATGCCACTTTGGAACATCAAGATTTGGACCTTTTGTTTTGCTTTCTAACACATCGATATGAATATTACATACTTTTCTAACTTCATCGACACTTATTCCTTCTTCGTTCATAAGCTCTTGCTCGACAATTGCTATTTCAAGTGGTGAAATTTCAGAAAGAATTTGCTGAATTTCTTTCTTTAGCTTTTCGCTATCTTCTGTTTTAGTTCTTTTGATAAGATTTTTTAAATATTCTCTTTTGTTAAATACCTCGCTCATATTAACACCTCCAAAGTAACTTAGTTTTTACTAATTACATTATATCATTAATTTATTTTGTTGCGTGTAATATAGATTACAGTTTTAAAATTAAGTTTAAAAATTTTTTGAGTTCATGATAGAATATTCGAGAGAATAATCTAATTAAGAATAAGGGGGGAAGGTGCGTGTTTAAATTTATCTTTCTATTTATTGTTGTATTTGAAGTTTTATGGGAAGAAATATTATTATTTTTGAACCTTAAATATTCTACTTCTAAAAATGCCAGCGTTCCTGAAGTTTTGAAAGATAAAATTTCTGATGAAGATTTTGAAAGATCTAAAAGATATTTGAAGGATAAAACTTTGCTTGAATCAGTTTCTCAGTTTGTTAAGCTTGGCGTCACTTTAATACTTTTACTTCACGGTTTTCCATTTCTTGAAAATGTAGTTTCGTCATTTTCAAATTCAATAATCATTCAGGGGTTATTATTTTTTGCACTATATGGATTTATAACTTTTCTTGTAAATCTACCTTTTAATATTTATTCAACTTTTGTTATTGAAGAAAAATATGGTTTTAACACAATGAATGCTAAGACTTTTGTTGTTGATATAATTAAAACTTTTGTTGTATCAATAATATTATTTGCCCCTTTAATTTCTCTTCTATTGTGGGTATTAAGTATAGATCAGAATTGGTGGTGGAAAGTTTCTATAGGATATATACTATTTCAGGTTATTTTAACTTTAATATATCCAATATTTATTGCACCAATGTTTAACAAATTTACTCCTTTAGAAGATGAAAAACTAAAAGAAAAGATAAATAAATTACTTAAAAAGGCAGGATTTAACATATCAAATATTTACGTAATGGATGCATCAAAAAGGACAAAAAAACAAAATGCATCACTTACGGGAATTGGAAAATCAAAAAGAATTGTATTATACGATACAATTTTAAAATATTCAACAGAAGAGATTTTAGCAATTATAGCTCACGAGCTTGGACACAATAAAAGAAACCATATTCCAAAACTTTTGACAATTATATCAGTACTGTATACGCTTATATTTTACCTTGTAAATGTTGTTTACAACTATATATTAAATAACAACGTATTCGGAATAAGTATGAGTTATACAGCATTTACATATTCATTCATATTTATTAGCTCAGTTGTATATTTTGCAATACCGATTATTAATTTCTTGCAAAGAAAGTTTGAGTTTGAGGCAGATAGATACTCATCAGAGCTTTTAGGAACACCAGAATACCTAATTTCATCTTTAAAAAGCCTAGTAAAAGAAAATCTCTCCAATGTAAATCCTTTGCCTTTATATAAAATTTGGCACTACAATCACCCATCGCTGGAAGAAAGAATAAATAATCTTCTTAATAAAAAGAAATAATTGCGAATTTGTGATACTAGAATATAAAAAAGCTACACCTTTTTTGACTTTTATTGCAAGAGGGGTGTAGCTTTTTTTTGTAATTGTTTTAATTTTTTATTTTCCTATAAATTCGTAAATTTCGTAAAAAACTTTTAAGGAATTAATAATATATTAACTTTTTTGTTTGTATTATTACATTTTAATTTTTATTTTGATAAACAAATTACTTTATTATTAATGATATAATAATTTGACATGAAAATTTTAATTTCTAATTTATTTATCATTATTATTTTTTACAAGGGGGGAAAAAATGATTAAACTCTTTGGAGATTTTTTCATTCCTGAAATAGAGGAATTTTGCTTTGCTAAGTCAGAGGTTTTACTATTTTCATTTTTAATTTCAAAGAAAAGTATAGTAAGTTTCCTAAATGTAAAGCAGTTATTTGCTGATTTAAAAGATATTGATGATAGATACATAAGAAGGTTAGTGTCGAGGCTCAATGGAAAAATTGAAAGTATTGGGAAGATAGAGCTACTGAATAACAAGCGTATTGAACTTGTAATGAAGGATAATGTTAATGTAGATCTATGGGAAATGGAAAAAGTGTTAAGTACTTTCGATAGTTCAGAGAAAGCTTTGGAAAAAATTTTAGATTTATATACTGGACCATTTCTTGCTGGTATAGAATGTTTGTGGGCAAGGCAGATGAGAAGATATTACAATGTTCTTGTAAAGAATATTGTAGATGACTATTTAGAGAATATGGGGTTTGAAAGTAGATTAGCTGTAAAATTAATGAAAGTATTTCCTGATTTGTCTATTTTTGACGAAGAACTTGAGAGGGAATATTTGTATGATTTTTTTTAAATTGTTTGGTGATTTTAAAATATTTGTTGATGGTAAACAAATAATAATAAAAAACAATAAAAATTTGAAATTGCTTTTTTATATTATCTCTTCTAGAAAGACTTATATTTCAAAAGAAGAGATATACGAAATATTTTGGAAGAATATGACAAGAAGTTATGCAAGAAAAAACTTAAATGTTCAAATGTATAATTTAAAGAAGACATATGAATTTTTAAAAGATGTGATAAAAAACTATAGGGAAAACATACACATAGACAGAGATAAAATTAGTTCTGATTATGAATTTTTTATGGATAATATAGAAAAAAATAGTTTAAAAGCGCTTAAGGTATATTCTGGTGATTTTTTAGAGGGATATGAGGATGATTGGATCATTGAAAAAAGAAAGCAGTGTAGAAAATTAGCAAACCTTGCTTTATATTTTCACACAGAAGAAACAAAAAAGATTGAGGCTTTATTAGAAATTCAAAAGGATATGAGAGAAAAACCGTACGTAATACTATTTTTAAATGAAATAAAAAAATTCAGGATGAGAAAAGGAGATTTTCTTTTAAATCTTGAAAATGGAGCACTTGTTTTATTAGAAAAAGGTAATAAAACAGTCTCTCAAGTTGTTAATGGATTTCTGAAAAGGTCAGGTATAGAACATGCAAAAATATTAAATGAAGATGAAGCATTGAATTTGATAAACTTTAAAAATTCTTGAGAAAAGGAAATTTTTAATATAAAATTTCAAAATTATGCAAATGGTTGTTTTAAGTTAAAAATAAAAATACAAAACGGTGCCTCCAGTTAGAAGCACCGTTTTATAAAATCTATTATTTTTACTAAATTTTAATTTTCTACTTGCATTGCAATATCAATTGGTCCATAAGTTCTGCCAGAGATAAATGTGTAGCTTCCTTTGTATCCAAAGTAATCTCCTGTATCTATAACACCATTGTTATTGTAATCTCTCCAAGCGCATACATAGGAATAGTACCCTGGAATTACAGATTTTAATGTGTAATTTCCGTTACTTACTTTTCCAAATTCACTAACTACTTCATAACTTCCAGTCCAGAAATTGTATCTTAGTACGAAAACTTTTGTTTCTACATCACTTGGTTGAGGTTCTGGATTTGGAGGATTTGTACTTCCACCATTATAGTTAATAGCTGCGTATGCGTCTATTAAACCTGCACCGTAGTAGTCATCTTCACCAGTTGGTCCTAAATCTTTTGCAGTATTTTTCAAAGCGGCTCTAATTTCTTCTGGTTGTGTTTTTCCAGAAGCATACAATAATGCAGCAACGCCAGCTACGTGTGGCGCGGCCATTGATGTACCCTGTAAGAACATATAAGTATCACCATTGCTTGGAGTCCATGCTGTACTTAAGACGCCATCTGCATAACCATCTCCATTTTGATCAACGCTTGTGTCTCCACCTGGTGCTGCAACATCAACTTCTGGTCCATAGTTTGAATAAGGTGCCCTTTGAAGGTCATACCTTACTGCTGCAACAGCTATTGTTTCAGGATATTTGGCTGGGTATGAAACAGGTCCATTTTCATTACCTGCAGCACAAACAATTGTAACACCTTTATTATATGCGTATTGGATTGCATCTCTTAAAATTTGAGAATCTCCACCGCCGCCAAGGCTCATATTTATTATTTTTGCTCCATGATCTGCAGCGTATCTTACACCTTGAGCAACTGCGTCAAGTGTTCCACTGCCGTCCGCCCCAAGTACTCTTATAGGCATTATCTTTATACCGTATCCACCCCAGTTGACTCCTGCAACACCTTTTCCGTTGTTACTTAATGCAGCAATCGTACCTGTTACGTGTGTTCCATGACTTACGTCTTTTGCAGGATCTGTTGGATCACTATCATTATCAACAAAGTCGTAACCTTGTACAAAGATACCTTGCAAGTCTGGATGTGTAAAGCTTACTCCTGTGTCAACAACTGCAACAACGACGTTTGCACTTTTTATAACGTCCCATGCTTTTGGCAAATTGATTGCTTCATAGTGCCATTGATAGCTGTAGTAAGAATCATTTGGAACAGCAAATGCTCTATAAATATAGTTAGGTTCTATGTACTTTACTCCACCAAGTTTTTTCAAAACATTTAATTTTTTGTCATCTGCTTTGACTTTGAATATATAAGCTTTTTTTCCATCAAGGCTGTTAGTTGAATATGCATTTTCTACAGAAATTCCCAGTTTTGAAATATTTTGAATATCTCCTTCATAGTAAACGACATATTCGCCTTTTACAAATTCTGCATTTTGATTTTCTACACTGTATGGTGCATATGTTCCATTGGGAAGTTTTACTGTACCGTAAACTGTTGCATAACTTGTTGCTTTTGAGCTAACAAGTGTAAGATCTGATAAACTTTTTCCTTTAAGAAATTCTAGTGGATTTGTAGAAACAGCTCCATCAGTATTTTTTGTAACATTTGAATCCATACATCCAAATAAAACAAAAGTAACTACTGCCAAAACAATCAACAAAACTTTTTTCATATCCTTCTATCCCCCCTACTAAAATGTGGTAAAGTAATTTATAAAGACATGGAGTATTTTATCTATTTTTATATTCATTTTTAAAACCAAAACGATAAATTATTGATAAATTTTCAATCAAAATTTGATTTGTTAAAATTCTATTCCCTTTCTTGCCTTGACACCTTTTTTGTAATAGTGCTTAATTTCTTTCATTTCAGTTACAAGGTCTGCAATTTCTATAAATTTTTTTGGAGCATATCTTCCAGTTAAAATAATTTCTACATTTTCATCTCTTTTATTTAGAACTTCTAAGACGTCTTCAACAGAAAATAACTTGTAGTAGATTGCAACGTTTACTTCATCAAGGATTACCAAATCGTATTTTTTATTTTTTAATACTTCTTCAATTCTCTTGAGTCCCTTTTTTGCAGCATCGATGTCTTCTTGAGTTGGTTTGTTAAAAATGAAGCAATTTCTTCCAAATTGTTCTATTTCTATGTTCTTTATAAATTCTGGAACTCTTAGCTCGCTATAATCCATTCCTTTTATAAATTGACCAATAAACACCTTTTTATCGGCACAGGCTGCCCTAAGTGCAAGTCCAAAAGCCGCAGTTGTTTTTCCTTTGCCATTACCCGTGTAAACATGGATGTATCCCATTTTATCCCCTCCATTTCCTAAGAGTATTAAGCAATTTTTCATTGCTTTTTTCATCTTTAAGACCTATTCTCACAAGGTTTAGTCCAAAATTTCTTGCGTCCCTAACATGGATTTTTCTACCGTGGCAAAAATTTAAAAAGTTATCTATATCTGAGACATCTACTAGAAAGTAGTTGGTATCACTTTTTGTGTAGATAAAGTCTTTAAATTTTTCTTTTTGCTCCTTTATAAATGAGATGGATCTATCTTTAAAACTATTAACTGTCTTGATGTTTTTTAAAAGGGTATTTAAAAATGTGTAGCCCATTCCACCTATAGCCCATGACATTCTATATTTTTTAAATATTTTTTGGTATTTTTTTGTTTTTACATATCCTACCCTTATTCCTGGTATTCCAAAAAATTTTGTAAAAGTTCTAATCAATAGTACATTATCAAAGTTTTCATAATCTTTTGGATTTTCTACAAAATCTATGAAGGCTTCATCTAGAACAATTTCTATATTTTGGTTTAATTTAAAAAATTCTTCTAAGTCTTTATAAATCCCTGTTGGATTATTTGGATTTCCAAGTATTAACACTATCTTTTTAAATTTTTTACTAGCAAGTTTTATTTCGTGATCAATAACATTTAGGTCAAGGGTTTTATTTACAAAATACCAAGGAGTTTTAATTTCTTTTGCTGAAAATTGTGCAACTTTAAAGTATTCTGAATAATTGGGTCTGGGTATAATAACACAGGCATCGTTTAAAATGTGATATCCTATTATGTGAAATGCTTCGGTTGCACCAGCAACTATTACACTTTCTCCAAAAATTTTTTGAAATTTATCTTCTATCCAATCGACGTAGGTATATCTAAAAATATCCTCTTTTCTTATAACATTATCAATCCAGTCAATTTTTATTGGATTTACAGATATTGAAAAATCTAAAAAATTTTCGTCTTTAATACCACCGTGAACAAAACTATTGCTATCCACACAAACACCACCTTTGTATATAAAGATAGTCCCTTTAAAATATCCTCTTTTTCAACACATTTTCCTTCAAGTTTATAAACTCCAACTTTTTCAAATCCAAGGTTTAAAACACCAGCAAACGCGCTCATTGGATACATGGAGTTTATTTTTAGTCTTCTGTATTTTTTTAGATAAGAAAAGGCATCTTTAAAGTTAAAAAGGGCAATTAATAAAGCAGTAATTCTTGCGGGAATAAAGTTTAATACATCATCGAATCTTGCAGGAAATTTTCCAAACCATTCATACCTTTCATTTCTATATCCAAATAGCGCATCGTAGGTGTTAACTACTCTATATATGAGCGCACCATATATTCCAAAAATCAAATAATAAAAGAGTGGTCCGACGATACCATCTGATATGTTTTCAGATAAACTTTCAAGGGCTGCAGAATAAAGTTTATCTTTGCTTAATTTTGAAACATCCCTACTTACAATGTATGATACGTTTCTTCTAAGTTTTTCTACATCATCTTCATAACACCTTTTTACATGAGAATATAATGACTTTATAGAAAAAGTGGATGTTAAAAAATAAATTTCAAACCATTTTGAGATTGATAATAAAGTTTTACACAAAAAAAACCAAAACAAAATTTCTAAAAGTAAGGCAAACATTCCTAAAAGAAAACGTGCATGCTTTGATTTTTCAAAAATCTTTCCAATAAATCCCATGTATACAACAGGATGAATAAAAGTAGGAAACTCACCAATAGTTATGTCAATTAGAAGACTAATTAAAAGAATAAACAATTTTCTCAATCTCCTTCATATTAAGACTAGACGTTATGATTTCAGTAACTTTAT
Proteins encoded:
- a CDS encoding DUF438 domain-containing protein, which translates into the protein MSEVFNKREYLKNLIKRTKTEDSEKLKKEIQQILSEISPLEIAIVEQELMNEEGISVDEVRKVCNIHIDVLESKTKGPNLDVPKWHPIYILVKEHEHFQEKVVEFKKLVDQINQKDNFSEAMPLIIKIQEFIDEFENLELYFQKEENVLFSVIEKHGIEKPPMVMWKEHDVFRTLRKELKQLKENRQINFKDLKEKLWNISTAMVDLILNHIYKEHFVLFPSALETITDEEWKTIREEFDKIGYCCYKPEEYPKENDNTNDEDITIEKINYMIKKYLEKSSSDKIEFPSGVLTKKQLLWILNTLPVDITFVDENDEVKYFSETKDRIFVRSRTIIGRKVQNCHPEKSIEIVNKILSDFKSGKRDKADFWLKLGEKYVYIQYFAVRDENGKYIGTLEVTQDIAPLQKITGEKRIYDDQD
- a CDS encoding M48 family metalloprotease — translated: MFKFIFLFIVVFEVLWEEILLFLNLKYSTSKNASVPEVLKDKISDEDFERSKRYLKDKTLLESVSQFVKLGVTLILLLHGFPFLENVVSSFSNSIIIQGLLFFALYGFITFLVNLPFNIYSTFVIEEKYGFNTMNAKTFVVDIIKTFVVSIILFAPLISLLLWVLSIDQNWWWKVSIGYILFQVILTLIYPIFIAPMFNKFTPLEDEKLKEKINKLLKKAGFNISNIYVMDASKRTKKQNASLTGIGKSKRIVLYDTILKYSTEEILAIIAHELGHNKRNHIPKLLTIISVLYTLIFYLVNVVYNYILNNNVFGISMSYTAFTYSFIFISSVVYFAIPIINFLQRKFEFEADRYSSELLGTPEYLISSLKSLVKENLSNVNPLPLYKIWHYNHPSLEERINNLLNKKK
- a CDS encoding S8 family peptidase, yielding MKKVLLIVLAVVTFVLFGCMDSNVTKNTDGAVSTNPLEFLKGKSLSDLTLVSSKATSYATVYGTVKLPNGTYAPYSVENQNAEFVKGEYVVYYEGDIQNISKLGISVENAYSTNSLDGKKAYIFKVKADDKKLNVLKKLGGVKYIEPNYIYRAFAVPNDSYYSYQWHYEAINLPKAWDVIKSANVVVAVVDTGVSFTHPDLQGIFVQGYDFVDNDSDPTDPAKDVSHGTHVTGTIAALSNNGKGVAGVNWGGYGIKIMPIRVLGADGSGTLDAVAQGVRYAADHGAKIINMSLGGGGDSQILRDAIQYAYNKGVTIVCAAGNENGPVSYPAKYPETIAVAAVRYDLQRAPYSNYGPEVDVAAPGGDTSVDQNGDGYADGVLSTAWTPSNGDTYMFLQGTSMAAPHVAGVAALLYASGKTQPEEIRAALKNTAKDLGPTGEDDYYGAGLIDAYAAINYNGGSTNPPNPEPQPSDVETKVFVLRYNFWTGSYEVVSEFGKVSNGNYTLKSVIPGYYSYVCAWRDYNNNGVIDTGDYFGYKGSYTFISGRTYGPIDIAMQVEN
- the cobO gene encoding cob(I)yrinic acid a,c-diamide adenosyltransferase, whose amino-acid sequence is MGYIHVYTGNGKGKTTAAFGLALRAACADKKVFIGQFIKGMDYSELRVPEFIKNIEIEQFGRNCFIFNKPTQEDIDAAKKGLKRIEEVLKNKKYDLVILDEVNVAIYYKLFSVEDVLEVLNKRDENVEIILTGRYAPKKFIEIADLVTEMKEIKHYYKKGVKARKGIEF
- a CDS encoding aminotransferase class I/II-fold pyridoxal phosphate-dependent enzyme, coding for MDSNSFVHGGIKDENFLDFSISVNPIKIDWIDNVIRKEDIFRYTYVDWIEDKFQKIFGESVIVAGATEAFHIIGYHILNDACVIIPRPNYSEYFKVAQFSAKEIKTPWYFVNKTLDLNVIDHEIKLASKKFKKIVLILGNPNNPTGIYKDLEEFFKLNQNIEIVLDEAFIDFVENPKDYENFDNVLLIRTFTKFFGIPGIRVGYVKTKKYQKIFKKYRMSWAIGGMGYTFLNTLLKNIKTVNSFKDRSISFIKEQKEKFKDFIYTKSDTNYFLVDVSDIDNFLNFCHGRKIHVRDARNFGLNLVRIGLKDEKSNEKLLNTLRKWRG
- the cbiB gene encoding adenosylcobinamide-phosphate synthase CbiB, with the translated sequence MFILLISLLIDITIGEFPTFIHPVVYMGFIGKIFEKSKHARFLLGMFALLLEILFWFFLCKTLLSISKWFEIYFLTSTFSIKSLYSHVKRCYEDDVEKLRRNVSYIVSRDVSKLSKDKLYSAALESLSENISDGIVGPLFYYLIFGIYGALIYRVVNTYDALFGYRNERYEWFGKFPARFDDVLNFIPARITALLIALFNFKDAFSYLKKYRRLKINSMYPMSAFAGVLNLGFEKVGVYKLEGKCVEKEDILKGLSLYTKVVFVWIAIVLFTVVLKTKIF